One Brassica oleracea var. oleracea cultivar TO1000 chromosome C7, BOL, whole genome shotgun sequence genomic window carries:
- the LOC106304530 gene encoding cytochrome P450 71B21, with the protein MSMFLYFILSMPLLFIFFKRLSYSRGKLPPGPIGLPIIGNLHQLGKSLHRSFHKLSQEYGPVMFLRFGVVPVVVFSTKEAAEEVLKTHDLETCTRPKLAATKLFSYNYKDIGFAQYGDDWREMRKLAMLELFSSKKLKAFRYIREEESELLVKKLSKSAETQTLVDLRKALFSLTASIICRLAFGQNFHECDFVDMDKVEELVLESETNLGSFAFTDFFPAGLGWVIDRISGQHSELHKAFARLSNFFQHVIDDHLKPEQPQDHSDIIGVMLDMINKESRVGTFKVTYDHLKGVMSDVFLAGVNAGAITMIWAMTELTRHPRVMKKLQQEIRATLGDNKEKITEQDLEKVHYLKLVIQETFRLHPPAPLLLPRETMSDIKIQGYNIPKNTMIEINTYAIGRDPNCWTNPNEFIPERFIDNPIDYKGQHFELLPFGGGRRICPGMATGMTIVELGLLNVLYFFDWSLPDGMTIEDINMEEAGAFVIAKKVPLELVPVIHY; encoded by the exons ATGTCGATGTTTCTCTATTTCATTTTGTCAATGCCTCTCCTTTTTATTTTCTTCAAAAGGCTCTCATATTCTAGGGGGAAGCTTCCTCCGGGACCTATAGGTCTTCCGATCATCGGAAACTTGCACCAACTTGGAAAATCACTTCACAGATCATTTCACAAACTCTCTCAAGAGTATGGACCGGTGATGTTTCTTCGTTTCGGCGTGGTCCCTGTGGTTGTGTTCTCCACAAAAGAAGCAGCTGAAGAAGTTCTCAAGACTCATGATCTCGAGACTTGTACCCGACCAAAGCTAGCCGCGACGAAGTTGTTCTCTTACAACTACAAAGACATTGGCTTTGCTCAATACGGTGATGACTGGAGAGAGATGAGGAAGCTTGCGATGCTTGAGCTCTTTAGCTCCAAAAAGCTAAAAGCATTCAGGTATATTAGAGAAGAAGAGAGTGAATTGCTCGTCAAGAAACTCTCGAAGTCCGCCGAGACACAAACTTTGGTGGATTTGAGAAAAGCTCTTTTCTCTCTTACAGCGAGTATCATATGTAGACTTGCTTTCGGACAGAATTTCCACGAGTGTGATTTTGTCGATATGGACAAAGTTGAAGAACTTGTGCTCGAGTCTGAGACCAATCTTGGCTCATTCGCGTTCACTGACTTCTTCCCCGCGGGTCTTGGGTGGGTTATAGACCGGATCTCTGGCCAACATTCCGAGTTGCACAAAGCCTTTGCAAGACTTAGTAATTTCTTCCAACATGTGATCGATGATCATTTGAAGCCTGAACAACCTCAAGATCATTCAGACATCATTGGTGTCATGCTGGATATGATCAATAAAGAGAGCAGAGTAGGCACTTTTAAAGTCACATATGACCATCTTAAAGGAGTCATGTCG GATGTATTTTTGGCGGGAGTAAACGCAGGAGCGATAACGATGATATGGGCCATGACAGAGCTGACAAGACATCCAAGAGTGATGAAGAAACTCCAACAAGAGATTCGAGCAACTCTTGGAGACAACAAAGAAAAAATCACGGAGCAAGATTTGGAGAAAGTTCACTATTTGAAACTTGTGATACAAGAAACTTTCAGACTACACCCACCAGCTCCCCTCTTGCTCCCAAGAGAGACTATGTCTGACATCAAGATTCAAGGTTACAACATTCCTAAAAACACAATGATTGAGATCAACACTTACGCAATAGGACGTGATCCCAATTGCTGGACGAACCCTAACGAGTTTATCCCCGAGAGGTTTATAGATAACCCTATAGACTACAAGGGTCAGCATTTTGAACTGTTGCCATTCGGTGGAGGCCGTAGGATCTGTCCCGGGATGGCCACTGGGATGACCATCGTGGAGCTCGGTCTACTTAATGTTCTTTACTTCTTTGATTGGAGTTTGCCCGATGGAATGACCATTGAAGACATTAACATGGAAGAAGCTGGAGCTTTCGTCATAGCCAAGAAAGTCCCGCTTGAGCTGGTTCCAGTTATTCATTACTAG
- the LOC106306643 gene encoding cytochrome P450 71B22 has product MSIFLYFILLLPLLLIFLKRFSPSKGKLPPGPIGLPLIGNLHQLGKSLHRSFHKLSQDYGSVMFLRFGVVPVVVFSTREAAEEVLKTHDLETCTRPKLSATRLFSYNYKDIGFAQYGDDWREMRKLAMLELFSSKKLKAFRYIREEESELLVKKLSKSAETQTLVDLRKALFSLTASIICRLAFGQNFHECDFVDMDKVEELVLESETNLGSFAFTDFFPTGLGWIIDRISGQHSELHKAFARLSNFFQHVIDDHLKPGQPQDHSDIIGVMLDMINKERKVGSFKVTYDHLKGVMSDVFLAGVNAGAITMIWAMTELTRHPRVMKKLQQEIRETLGDNKEKITEQDLERVQYLKFVIQETFRLHPPAPLLLPRETMSDIKIQGYNIPKNTMIEINTYSIGRDPNCWENPNDFIPERFVDSPVEYKGQHYELLPFGAGRRICPGMATGITIVELGLLNVLYFFDWSLPDGMTIGDIDMEEAGAFVVAKKVPLELIPTPHQW; this is encoded by the exons ATGTCCATCTTTCTCTATTTCATCTTACTCTTGCCTCTCCTTTTAATCTTCTTGAAACGCTTCTCACCCTCTAAAGGGAAGCTTCCTCCAGGACCTATAGGCCTTCCTCTCATCGGAAACTTGCATCAACTTGGAAAATCTCTCCACAGATCTTTCCATAAACTCTCTCAAGATTATGGATCTGTGATGTTTCTTCGTTTCGGCGTGGTCCCTGTTGTTGTCTTCTCCACAAGAGAAGCAGCTGAAGAAGTTCTCAAGACTCATGATCTCGAGACTTGTACTCGACCAAAGCTATCTGCGACCAGGTTGTTTTCTTACAACTACAAAGACATTGGTTTTGCTCAGTACGGTGATGACTGGAGAGAGATGAGGAAGCTTGCGATGCTCGAGCTCTTCAGCTCCAAAAAACTAAAAGCGTTCAGGTATATCCGAGAGGAAGAGAGTGAATTGCTCGTCAAGAAACTCTCGAAGTCCGCCGAGACACAAACTTTGGTGGATTTGAGAAAAGCTCTTTTCTCTCTTACAGCGAGTATCATATGTAGACTCGCTTTTGGACAGAACTTCCACGAGTGCGATTTTGTCGATATGGACAAAGTTGAGGAGCTGGTGCTCGAGTCTGAGACCAATCTTGGCTCATTCGCGTTCACCGACTTCTTCCCCACGGGCCTTGGGTGGATTATAGACCGGATCTCTGGCCAACATTCGGAGCTGCACAAAGCCTTTGCAAGACTTAGCAATTTCTTTCAACATGTGATCGATGATCATTTGAAGCCTGGACAACCTCAAGATCATTCAGACATAATTGGTGTCATGTTGGATATGATCAATAAAGAGAGAAAAGTCGGATCCTTCAAAGTCACCTATGATCATCTAAAAGGAGTTATGTCG GATGTGTTTCTGGCGGGAGTAAACGCAGGAGCGATCACCATGATATGGGCGATGACAGAGTTAACCAGACATCCAAGAGTGATGAAGAAACTACAACAAGAGATTCGAGAAACTCTTGGTGACAACAAAGAAAAAATCACTGAACAAGATCTAGAGAGAGTTCAGTACTTGAAGTTTGTGATCCAAGAAACATTCAGATTACACCCACCAGCTCCCCTCTTACTTCCAAGAGAGACAATGTCTGACATCAAGATTCAAGGCTACAATATACCAAAAAACACAATGATCGAGATCAACACTTACTCAATAGGACGTGATCCTAATTGCTGGGAAAACCCTAACGATTTCATCCCCGAGAGATTCGTCGATAGCCCTGTTGAGTATAAGGGTCAACACTACGAGTTGTTACCCTTCGGTGCTGGTCGTAGGATCTGTCCTGGGATGGCTACGGGGATAACTATCGTGGAGCTTGGTTTACTCAACGTTCTTTACTTCTTTGATTGGAGTTTGCCTGATGGTATGACCATTGGCGACATAGACATGGAAGAAGCTGGAGCTTTTGTCGTCGCCAAGAAAGTTCCCCTTGAGCTTATACCGACTCCACATCAATGGTGA